The genomic DNA AATTATAATCATACTTATCATGACAAAATCAGATATAAAGGAGAAGCAGATAACATGGATATGAATATTCAAAAATATATTGCATTTATTAAAACTGTAGAATACGGAAGTTTTACAAAAGCGGCTGAAATGCTTAATTATTCTCAGTCCGGCATCAGCCGTATGATAAACGATCTTGAAAAAGAATGGGGTGTATCACTCCTTGAACGCGGACGTTCCGGTGTACGTCTTACCTCTGACGGTCTGAAGCTCCTTCCTTTTGCTAAAAGCATGTGCAGTGAATACAGGAAATTACAGACACAGGTCGAAGAACTAAATGGTCTGAAGTCCGGTCTTATTCGAATCGGAACATTTTCAAGCGTGGCTACCCACTGGCTGCCCAAAATTATCAGCAGATTTCAAAAAGATTATCCTAATATTGATTATGAACTGCTGCTGGGTGACTATGCCGAAATAGAGAAGTGGATTTCTGAAGGACGTGTAGACTTTGGCTTTGTCCGTCTTCCTACACTTCCGGAATTTGAAACTTTTCTTCTTGAGGAAGATAAACTGCTTGTCGTACTGCCTGAAAATCATCCGCTTGCAGACTGTGATTATTTTCCTGTCAAGGAATTATGCGAATATCCTTTTATGCTGCTTCAACGAAGCGTAAAAGCCGATACTGCCGATATATTTGAAAAATATAATATTACACCTAAAATTCATTTTACTACGTGGGATGACTATGCTATTATGTCCATGGTAGAAAGCGGTTTAGGTATCAGTATTTTGCCGCAGCTTATTTTACAGCGGATTCCATATCGAATTGTAACAAAAGAGCTGGAAATTCCTGCATATAGAAAAATAGCACTGGGATTAAGAGACAAAAAAAATACTTCACTTGCAGTTAAGCAATTTTTAGATTATATCCGGTACAGATAATCCTTATACTTATATACATTAAAAAATCCCTGGAATTTTCAGGGATTTTTTTATATTTTAATAAATTTCTTTTCCAAATAACTTATACTCCGCTTTTTAATATCAGATCAAAATCATAAATATTCGACAAAGGAATAATACCGGCTCCTATTGCAGAAGCTGTTGTAAGTAATTGCGGAAAAACAATTTTTTCGGCATTTTTTTCCAGCTTGCAGTTTTCATTTTTTATTTTTTCTATAAGCAGATTCTGTATCTGTTTTTCATAAGGTGCAAGAATACCTCCGATTATTATACAATCCAGATCAAATATAAGAAAAAGATTCATTATTCCTGCTGCAAGATAATCAAAATACTCGTCCATCTGTCGAAAAATAACATCATCACTTTTATTCAGATATATGTCAAGAAGTGGATCTACACCTGCAAGGCTGTTATCCTTGATTATTTTATTTATTATATTGGAAGAAACATACTTTTCCCAGCAGCCATGTCTTCCGCACTCACACTCCCGTCCTTTATATTCTATCACCATATGTCCCACTTCGCCTGCATGCTGAAGACCTCCGGAATAAAGAGAATTTTCCAGAATTATTCCTCCCCCTATCCCTTCATGTACAGAAAGATAAATAGAATTCTTATATTTTTTGGAACTGCCTATAAGATTCTCGGCATATGCCGCATAGTCTGCTTCATTCCCAATATATATCGGTATATTAAAAGATTCTTTCAGTCCTTCAAGTGAATACTCCTTTATGTCTACTATAGGCGATTCTTCGAATTTCAGCTTTCTGTCATTTACTATTCCCGGAAACGCTATCCCTATGCCTAGAAGCTGTTCCATTTTTATATTACTGTGTACTATTGATTTATAGACAAGATTCTTTAATTCTTCCTGAAGATTATTTATATTATAATTTTCCTGCGACTTATATATCAAATTTAATTCCAAATCCAGTATTATCACTGTAATAAGTTCCTGTCTTATTTCAATTCCTATGGTATAGCTGTTTTGGGAATTTATTTCAAATACAACGGGTTTTCTTCCTGCTTCGGAATTAATTACCCCGCTTTCTTTTATCAGACCCATTTTTATAAGTTCGTTCAAATAAAGAGTTACAGTCGGTATTGTAACATCAAGAAATTTAGACAGCTGTATCTTAGTTATCTGTTTTTCAAGATATATATAACTCAAAATTTTTCTATGATAATTATTCTGAATTAATTCCATAAAAATTCTCTCCTTTTACAGTTTACTTTTTAGTGTAATATTAGCTGAGTATAGTCAGTTCCCTACACTAATACCGGATTGTTCCGTAATAATATATTATACTCCTAATTTTTCTTTTTTCAAATTCAAAATTATTTAATTTCAGATAATAAAACTAAATATCTTCCTATAAAAAATATAAATTTATAAATCCCTTTTATAGTCTGCTTATTTCAAAAAATTCATTTTTTAATGCTTTATAGAGTCTTGTGTAAACTTCATATCTTTTTTGATATTCTTTGTGGTTTTCCAGATCCGGCTCTATTATATCTGTTATCTTTACTATTTCTTTCAGCTTCTCATCCATATTTTTTTCATTTTCCGTTCCGAATAAAGCAAGAAGTGCCGCACCGTATGACGGTCCTTCCTGAATAGCCAGTACCTCTGATTTTATGTTAAAAACATCCGTGAGTATTTTTCTGCTCAGCTCTGATTTCGCACCGCCGCCTATTATTCTTATTGTATCCGGATTAAGTCCGTCAGCAAGGTTATATGAATCATAAAGCGCAAAAACTATTCCCTCCATTACAGCCCTTGTCATATCTCCCCTTGTATGTGCTGCGGTGAGACCTATAAAGCTTCCTCTAGCATAAGGATCTGAGTGTGGTGTTCTTTCACCTGTCAGATATGGAAGAAAAAACAGGTTATTGCTTCCAACCGGCGACTGTTCCGCTTCATCAAGCATTTTCGCATAATTACCGTCATGAATATCCTCTATCCACCATTTCAGACATGAGGCTGCTGATAATATTACCCCCATAAAATGGTATTTTCCGCTTGAATCACAAAAAGTGTGCATACTGCTTTTTTCAGGAAGCGACCATTTTTTCTGCGGTATAAAAACTACTCCGGATGTTCCCAGCGAAACCAGTATTTTATCCTCTTCCACTACTCCTGCACCTATTGCACCGCAGGCATTATCTCCGCCGCCTGCTGCCACGGGAATTTTTACAGTTATTCCTAATTCATCCATGATCTCCTGCTTTAATTCACCTGCAATTTCATATGATTCAAAAATTTCCGGCAGATATTCTTTTTTTATTTCAAGAATTTTTATCATTTCATCTGACCATTTTCTATTTTTTACATCAAAAAATAAAGTTCCCGATGCATCTGAAACATCAGTATAAAATTTTCCTGTAAGTATATATCCTATATAATCTTTTGGAAGCATTATATGTCTTATTTTACTGAAAACTTCGGGCTCGTTTTTTTTGAGCCACAGAAGCTTTGATGCAGTAAAGCCTGTAAATGAAATATTTGAAGTATATTCCGTGAGCTTATCCATTCCGATTTCATTATTCAAAAATTCTGATTCCTCCACAGTCCTCTGATCATTCCATAATATCACAGGATATAAAACTTCCTTATCTTCCCCCAAAATCACAAGGCCGTGCATCTGACCTGATATTCCTATTCCCTTTATGTCATTTATATTTATTTTTTCTGAAAGCTCCTTCATGCTGTCTGTTATACCTTTTATCCAGTCAGAAGGATTCTGGTCAGACCAGCCGTTATTAGAATAATGTACAGGATATTCCCTGGATGAAGATGCTGTTATTTCTCCGTTTTTATCTATAGCTGTTATTTTTACCCCGGAAGTCCCTAAATCTATACCTAAATACATACTGCCTCCTTTATCAGTCTTATTTTTTTAATATTGTACCATAAAATATCAATATAAAACACTTCTTAAAAAACAGGTTATTCCAAATAATTTGAAATAACCCGTTTATCCCGTTTTAACAGGTATTGCCTCACAATTCGAAATTCACCAAAAATCTAATTTATCTTATCAATCAGCAGCGGAGAGAGTTGCCGCTGAAAGACTGGGGCCTTTTTTATTTTGCTTCCAATATATATGAATTCAATATACTTTCCAGCATTTCCTGTCTTCCCGAAGTATTTTTTATTTCAGCAAGATTTTCTACATATTCCGCCAGTTCTTCAAATCCTACTTTACCTTCTACTATATCTTTTCCTATCCCTGTTTTGTAACTTTCATATCTTTTATCCTGAAAATCCTCAAAAACTTTATCTTCATAAAGTCTGTAAGCTATTGTTAATCCTTTTGCGAATGTGTCCATACCCGCAATATAAGCTAAAAATAAATCCTTGTCTTCAAATGAGCCTCTTCTTACTTTTGCGTCAAAATTCAGTCCACCTTTACCCAATCCGTTATTTTTTATTACTTCATACATTGCCAGAACAGCATCATATATATTTGTAGGAAACTGATCTGTATCCCATCCCAGAAGCATATCTCCCTGATTTGCATCTATGGAACCCATTACATTATTTATTCTTGCAAGGTTCAGTTCATGCTGGAATGTATGTCCGGCAAGAGTGGCGTGGTTTGCTTCTATATTCATTTTATAATGTTTATCAAGATTATACTTTCTCAAAAAACCAAGAACTGTAGCAGTATCAAAATCATACTGGTGCTTTGTAGGTTCTTTTGGTTTCGGTTCTATAAGCAGCTGCCCTTCAAACCCTATTTTTTCTTTGTAATCCACTACCATCTGCAGAAATCTGGCAAAGTTATCATATTCCAGATCAGACTTAGTATTCAGAAGAGTTTCGTAGCCCTCTCTTCCGCCCCAGAGAACATAATTTTCCCCGCCTAATCTTTTTGTTATCTCCATTGCCTTTTTTACCTGTGCCGCAGCATACGCAAATACGTCTGCATTTGGTGCAGTTGCTCCTCCGTGAAGAAATCTGGGATGACTAAAAGCATTTGTTGTTCCCCACAAAAGTTTTATTCCTGTTTTTTTCATAAGACCTTCTAGATGATCTACTATTTCATCAAGAAGTCTGTTTGTTTCTTTTAATGTCATTGCTTCATTTATAATATCTCTGTCATGAAAGCAGAAATAATCCATCCCTATTTTCTGCATAAATTCAAAACCTGCATCTGCTCTTGCTTTTGCCTGTTCCAATGCGTCATCATATCTGTTCCATGCTCTGTCCATCGTGTCCCCGCCGAACATATCCAGTCCCTGGGCTTTTAATGTATGCCAGTAACTCATTGCAAATTTCAGATGTTCTCTCATCGGTTTTCCGCCTATTACCTCATCTTTATTGTAATATTTGAAAGCCATAACATTTTTTGATTCAGGACCTTCATACTTTATTTCTTTTATTTCCGGAAAATATTCTTTCATGTATTTTCATCTCCTCTATTGTAATTTTTATTATTATTTATCCTTTTTTCTTTTTCTGCGACTGAACATCAAACAGTACTGCAAACAGAAGTATCAGACCTTTTACCACATACTGCCATGACGGCTCTACATTCAGCATACTCATTCCGTTATCCAGACTTGCCATTATCAAAGCTCCGAGTATAGCTCCCGTTACCTTTCCTTTTCCTCCTGAAAGACTTGCACCCCCGATTACACATGCTGCTATGGTATCCAGCTCTGCATTGGTTCCTGCGGAAACCGAACCTGCTCCAAGTCTTGAGGTAAGTACCAGACCTGCTGTAGCCACAAGAAAACCGTTTACTATATAGATTATCATCTTTATTTTCTGAGTATCTATTCCTGAATACTTTGCTGCGTTTATATTTCCACCTATTGCATAAACTGTACGTCCGTAAGCTGTCTTATTTGAAACAAAGGAAAATATAATTATCAAAACTGCCATTAATAAAACCGGTGTTGGAATTCCCTCATAGCTGTTCAGAATTATTATTCCCAGAAAAATCAATATACTGTTTCCTATTATCCACATCAGATCATTCTTAAAGTCTCCGGTCTCTATTTTATTG from Sebaldella termitidis ATCC 33386 includes the following:
- a CDS encoding LysR family transcriptional regulator — translated: MDMNIQKYIAFIKTVEYGSFTKAAEMLNYSQSGISRMINDLEKEWGVSLLERGRSGVRLTSDGLKLLPFAKSMCSEYRKLQTQVEELNGLKSGLIRIGTFSSVATHWLPKIISRFQKDYPNIDYELLLGDYAEIEKWISEGRVDFGFVRLPTLPEFETFLLEEDKLLVVLPENHPLADCDYFPVKELCEYPFMLLQRSVKADTADIFEKYNITPKIHFTTWDDYAIMSMVESGLGISILPQLILQRIPYRIVTKELEIPAYRKIALGLRDKKNTSLAVKQFLDYIRYR
- a CDS encoding ROK family transcriptional regulator, which codes for MELIQNNYHRKILSYIYLEKQITKIQLSKFLDVTIPTVTLYLNELIKMGLIKESGVINSEAGRKPVVFEINSQNSYTIGIEIRQELITVIILDLELNLIYKSQENYNINNLQEELKNLVYKSIVHSNIKMEQLLGIGIAFPGIVNDRKLKFEESPIVDIKEYSLEGLKESFNIPIYIGNEADYAAYAENLIGSSKKYKNSIYLSVHEGIGGGIILENSLYSGGLQHAGEVGHMVIEYKGRECECGRHGCWEKYVSSNIINKIIKDNSLAGVDPLLDIYLNKSDDVIFRQMDEYFDYLAAGIMNLFLIFDLDCIIIGGILAPYEKQIQNLLIEKIKNENCKLEKNAEKIVFPQLLTTASAIGAGIIPLSNIYDFDLILKSGV
- the xylB gene encoding xylulokinase gives rise to the protein MYLGIDLGTSGVKITAIDKNGEITASSSREYPVHYSNNGWSDQNPSDWIKGITDSMKELSEKININDIKGIGISGQMHGLVILGEDKEVLYPVILWNDQRTVEESEFLNNEIGMDKLTEYTSNISFTGFTASKLLWLKKNEPEVFSKIRHIMLPKDYIGYILTGKFYTDVSDASGTLFFDVKNRKWSDEMIKILEIKKEYLPEIFESYEIAGELKQEIMDELGITVKIPVAAGGGDNACGAIGAGVVEEDKILVSLGTSGVVFIPQKKWSLPEKSSMHTFCDSSGKYHFMGVILSAASCLKWWIEDIHDGNYAKMLDEAEQSPVGSNNLFFLPYLTGERTPHSDPYARGSFIGLTAAHTRGDMTRAVMEGIVFALYDSYNLADGLNPDTIRIIGGGAKSELSRKILTDVFNIKSEVLAIQEGPSYGAALLALFGTENEKNMDEKLKEIVKITDIIEPDLENHKEYQKRYEVYTRLYKALKNEFFEISRL
- the xylA gene encoding xylose isomerase, which encodes MKEYFPEIKEIKYEGPESKNVMAFKYYNKDEVIGGKPMREHLKFAMSYWHTLKAQGLDMFGGDTMDRAWNRYDDALEQAKARADAGFEFMQKIGMDYFCFHDRDIINEAMTLKETNRLLDEIVDHLEGLMKKTGIKLLWGTTNAFSHPRFLHGGATAPNADVFAYAAAQVKKAMEITKRLGGENYVLWGGREGYETLLNTKSDLEYDNFARFLQMVVDYKEKIGFEGQLLIEPKPKEPTKHQYDFDTATVLGFLRKYNLDKHYKMNIEANHATLAGHTFQHELNLARINNVMGSIDANQGDMLLGWDTDQFPTNIYDAVLAMYEVIKNNGLGKGGLNFDAKVRRGSFEDKDLFLAYIAGMDTFAKGLTIAYRLYEDKVFEDFQDKRYESYKTGIGKDIVEGKVGFEELAEYVENLAEIKNTSGRQEMLESILNSYILEAK